Proteins from a genomic interval of Equus quagga isolate Etosha38 chromosome 13, UCLA_HA_Equagga_1.0, whole genome shotgun sequence:
- the DPT gene encoding dermatopontin — translation MFSARSPGSMDLTLLWVLLPLVTMAQGQYGDYEYPYQQYHDYSDDGWVNLFRQGFSYQCPHGQVVVAVRSIFNKKEGSDRQWNYACMPTPQSLGEPTECWWEEINRAGMEWYQTCSNNGLVAGFQSRYFESVLDREWQFYCCRYRKRCPYSCWLTTEYPGHYGEEMDMISYNYDYYMRGATTTFSAVERDRQWKFIMCRMTDYDCEFANV, via the exons ATGTTTTCTGCCAGAAGCCCAGGCAGCATGGACCTCACTCTTCTGTGGGTCCTTTTGCCACTGGTCACCATGGCCCAGGGCCAGTATGGTGACTACGAGTACCCATACCAGCAGTACCATGACTATAGCGACGATGGGTGGGTGAATCTGTTCCGGCAGGGCTTCAGCTACCAGTGTCCCCACGGGCAGGTGGTGGTGGCCGTGAGGAGCATCTTCAACAAGAAGGAAGGTTCTGACAGACAATGGAACTACGCCTGCATGCCCACGCCCCAGAGCCTCGGGGAGCCCACGGAGTGCTGGTGGGAGGAGATCAACAGGGCTGGAATGGAATG GTACCAGACATGCTCCAACAATGGACTGGTGGCGGGGTTCCAGAGCCGCTACTTTGAGTCAGTGCTGGATCGGGAGTGGCAATTTTATTGCTGTCGCTACAGGAAGAGATGCCCATATTCCTGCTG GCTGACAACAGAATATCCAGGCCACTATGGTGAGGAAATGGACATGATTTCCTACAATTATGATTACTATATGCGAGGAGCAACAACTACTTTCTCTGCAGTGGAAAG GGATCGCCAGTGGAAGTTCATAATGTGCCGGATGACTGACTATGACTGTGAATTTGCAAATGTTTAG